One Phycisphaerae bacterium RAS2 DNA window includes the following coding sequences:
- the nfi gene encoding Endonuclease V has product MHNPFQPIRHRWNLSPAAAVRLQRALAGRVVERAVSLRSVRLVAGGDAAFVAGNTQIIAAWVVWDVRARAVIESASVGRRVTFPYVPGLLSFREAPALLAAARRLRSSPDVFILDGHGRAHPRRLGIASHFGLSLGRPTIGCAKSRLCGEHREPGGAPGNTSDLHLDDERIGRVLRTRAGVKPVYVSVGHLVRLADAVRIVLRCLAGYRLPEPTRLAHQLVTQLRRDASA; this is encoded by the coding sequence TTGCACAACCCATTTCAACCCATCCGCCATCGCTGGAATCTCTCGCCCGCCGCGGCCGTCCGGTTGCAGCGCGCGCTGGCCGGTCGCGTCGTCGAACGCGCCGTGTCGTTGCGATCCGTTCGCCTCGTCGCCGGGGGCGATGCCGCGTTTGTCGCGGGCAACACGCAGATCATTGCAGCGTGGGTCGTCTGGGACGTTCGCGCGCGGGCAGTGATCGAATCGGCATCCGTCGGTCGCCGGGTAACGTTTCCCTACGTGCCGGGATTGCTTTCGTTTCGCGAGGCCCCCGCCTTGCTGGCCGCGGCGCGCAGGCTCCGATCGTCACCCGATGTGTTTATCCTCGATGGCCACGGCCGGGCGCATCCTCGCCGCCTCGGCATTGCGTCACATTTTGGACTCTCGCTCGGTCGGCCGACTATTGGCTGTGCGAAAAGTCGGCTCTGCGGCGAGCACCGCGAACCGGGCGGCGCACCGGGAAACACGTCGGATCTTCACCTCGATGATGAGCGCATCGGCCGGGTGCTGCGGACGCGCGCGGGCGTAAAGCCGGTCTATGTCAGCGTCGGGCATCTCGTGCGACTGGCGGACGCGGTGCGGATCGTGTTACGATGTCTTGCGGGCTATCGTCTGCCGGAGCCGACCCGCCTGGCGCACCAGCTCGTCACGCAACTTCGCAGGGATGCATCCGCTTAA
- a CDS encoding Peptidase M16 inactive domain protein — MATPDTYVHRTLDCGVELAALPLPGRRTAAYDLRVFAGLVHEPADRLGLAGTLEETIDKGTQRYTAQQMTDAFDAIGAQASSRVGRESTIFRCACLPEYIEQALELHAEMLRRPTFPEEFCRVAVELGKQELTALEDDPGELSRRLIAPHAYGPLLGRHELGTAESLESIRRNDLLEYWQRNFSARRMQIAVGGAVDVDRFARRVDELFGGFGDGAAANANGCRLEFSPGVRHQMKELEQQHMLICWPGLSMTHADAPVEQLVLAMLSDGMSSRLFVEVREKQGLVYWVNAWDEHPRQAGMLFMGASTTPARCDQTFRTLLREVDRLGEDVTEEELRRAKTGIIAKSQTHGDITRARVGELSGDLFHYGRPMPVEEKNRKIEAVTISDVRRYLKDNRRDKLCVLTLGTRPLEGAVA, encoded by the coding sequence ATGGCTACGCCTGATACTTACGTTCATCGGACGCTGGACTGCGGCGTCGAACTGGCGGCCCTGCCGCTGCCCGGCCGGCGCACGGCCGCATACGACCTTCGCGTTTTCGCGGGCCTGGTTCACGAACCCGCCGACCGGCTCGGCCTGGCCGGCACGCTCGAAGAGACGATCGACAAGGGCACGCAGCGCTACACGGCGCAGCAGATGACCGACGCGTTCGACGCCATCGGGGCGCAGGCGTCGTCGCGGGTCGGCCGCGAGTCGACGATTTTTCGCTGCGCCTGCCTGCCGGAGTACATCGAGCAGGCGCTGGAGCTTCACGCCGAGATGCTCCGCCGGCCGACGTTCCCCGAGGAGTTCTGCCGCGTCGCCGTCGAGCTGGGCAAGCAGGAACTCACCGCCCTGGAGGATGACCCCGGCGAGCTGTCGCGGCGGCTCATCGCGCCGCACGCCTACGGCCCCCTCCTCGGGCGACACGAACTTGGCACCGCCGAAAGCCTCGAGTCCATTCGCCGCAACGACCTCCTCGAATACTGGCAGCGCAACTTCTCGGCGCGCCGCATGCAAATCGCCGTCGGCGGCGCTGTGGATGTTGACCGGTTCGCTCGGCGGGTCGATGAGTTATTCGGCGGCTTCGGCGATGGCGCCGCGGCGAATGCCAACGGCTGCCGGCTGGAGTTCTCCCCCGGCGTGCGCCATCAGATGAAGGAGCTTGAGCAGCAACACATGCTCATCTGCTGGCCCGGCCTGTCCATGACGCATGCCGACGCGCCGGTCGAGCAACTGGTGCTGGCCATGTTGAGCGACGGCATGAGCTCGCGCTTGTTTGTCGAAGTGCGCGAGAAGCAGGGCCTGGTGTATTGGGTCAACGCCTGGGACGAGCACCCGCGCCAGGCCGGCATGCTCTTCATGGGCGCATCGACGACGCCCGCCCGCTGCGACCAGACGTTTCGCACGCTGCTGCGCGAGGTGGACCGCCTCGGCGAAGACGTCACGGAAGAGGAGCTGCGCCGCGCCAAGACGGGCATCATCGCCAAGTCGCAGACCCACGGCGACATCACGCGCGCCCGCGTCGGCGAACTAAGCGGCGATCTGTTTCACTACGGCCGACCGATGCCCGTCGAGGAGAAGAACCGCAAAATCGAGGCCGTGACAATTAGCGACGTTCGTCGCTATCTGAAGGACAACCGCCGCGACAAGCTTTGCGTGCTGACGCTGGGGACGCGGCCGCTGGAAGGAGCCGTCGCATGA
- a CDS encoding Alpha/beta hydrolase family protein: MDGLTATHNLPGRRSHRAASVSPLRAALETAAGLAALAILLLGTGCSLDHLRTPERLEKGLVVILPGIEGRSILNESLARGLADGGVECGIEIFEWGTPIPGGLLINLADYERNKVIAQRLNNRLISYRSQHPHAPLHVVGHSGGGGLAIMAVERLPEQTQVSTVVLLAPAISPHYDLRGALRRTTFGIFNYYSELDAVFLRAGTTVAGTIDRRHGQSAGAVGFQKPADDSTEAAALYRKLHQVPYSADMRWAGHFGGHTDWTHPTFVKAYLAPLITELSGPPVLADDGNAALPRSLGRVAASDPSP, from the coding sequence ATGGATGGTCTGACCGCTACGCACAACCTGCCCGGCCGGCGCAGCCACCGCGCCGCATCGGTTTCACCCCTTCGCGCCGCGCTCGAAACCGCCGCGGGCCTCGCCGCGCTGGCAATACTTCTGCTGGGAACCGGTTGCAGCCTCGATCACCTGCGCACACCCGAGCGCCTGGAAAAAGGACTCGTGGTCATCCTGCCCGGCATCGAGGGTCGAAGCATCCTCAACGAATCGCTCGCGCGCGGACTGGCTGATGGCGGCGTTGAATGCGGGATTGAGATCTTCGAGTGGGGCACGCCCATCCCCGGCGGTCTGCTGATCAACCTCGCCGACTACGAGCGCAACAAGGTCATCGCCCAGCGATTGAACAATCGACTCATCTCCTATCGCTCGCAGCATCCGCACGCCCCGCTGCACGTCGTCGGCCATTCCGGCGGCGGCGGGCTGGCGATCATGGCAGTCGAGCGCCTGCCGGAGCAGACGCAGGTATCAACCGTTGTCTTGCTCGCGCCGGCCATCAGTCCGCATTACGATCTGCGCGGCGCGCTACGCCGCACCACCTTCGGCATCTTCAATTACTACTCCGAGCTGGACGCCGTCTTTCTCCGGGCGGGCACCACCGTCGCAGGCACCATCGACCGGCGGCACGGCCAATCGGCCGGCGCGGTCGGCTTCCAGAAGCCCGCAGACGACTCCACCGAGGCCGCCGCCCTCTATCGCAAGCTGCACCAGGTGCCCTACAGCGCCGACATGCGCTGGGCCGGCCATTTCGGCGGTCACACCGATTGGACCCATCCGACTTTTGTGAAGGCTTATCTTGCGCCGCTGATCACGGAGTTGAGCGGCCCGCCGGTTCTCGCCGATGACGGCAATGCGGCACTCCCGCGCTCCCTCGGCCGCGTCGCGGCAAGCGATCCCTCGCCGTAA
- the trmB gene encoding tRNA (guanine-N(7)-)-methyltransferase: MPTLEDILLSPELVAERVDFAAIFGNDRPVEMEIGCGKGAFLLRMARTHPDRNFFGIEWARAFCEHCADRLARWGVTNARMVRTDAKILVMHRLPPECLTAIHAYHPDPWPKKRHHKRRLFTPDAAAAMARALVPGGRLAVQTDHAEYHEQIRAVLGGVAQFAEIDFDDPAFGVVGERVETNYEIKYEREGRPIYRMAVKKR; this comes from the coding sequence ATGCCGACGCTGGAGGATATTTTGCTTTCGCCCGAGCTTGTCGCGGAGCGCGTCGATTTCGCCGCGATCTTCGGCAACGACCGGCCCGTCGAGATGGAGATCGGGTGCGGCAAGGGGGCGTTTCTGCTGCGGATGGCCCGCACCCACCCCGACCGCAACTTTTTCGGCATCGAATGGGCCAGGGCTTTCTGCGAGCATTGTGCCGATCGACTGGCACGCTGGGGCGTGACCAACGCGCGGATGGTCCGCACCGATGCGAAGATTCTCGTGATGCACCGCCTGCCGCCGGAATGCCTCACCGCGATTCACGCCTACCACCCCGACCCCTGGCCCAAGAAGCGCCACCACAAGCGGCGGCTCTTCACGCCCGACGCGGCCGCGGCCATGGCCCGGGCGCTGGTCCCCGGCGGGCGGCTGGCTGTGCAGACCGATCACGCCGAATACCACGAGCAGATTCGCGCAGTGCTGGGCGGCGTGGCCCAGTTCGCGGAGATCGACTTTGACGATCCGGCGTTCGGCGTGGTGGGCGAACGTGTTGAAACGAATTACGAAATCAAGTACGAGCGCGAGGGGCGGCCGATCTACCGCATGGCGGTGAAGAAGCGATGA
- a CDS encoding RNA-binding protein → MDPAQRRSLKSQAHHLKHRMTIGKAGVNDAVIETIRRHFDHVELLKIRMTMDEAAEVELAGDEIASRVPCVFVARVGHVGIFFRPRNGQSVSPAGSAEATDDDASGE, encoded by the coding sequence ATGGACCCGGCCCAGCGCCGATCACTGAAATCGCAGGCCCATCATCTCAAACACCGCATGACCATCGGCAAGGCCGGCGTCAATGATGCGGTGATCGAGACGATTCGAAGGCACTTCGACCACGTGGAGCTTCTCAAGATTCGCATGACGATGGACGAGGCGGCCGAAGTCGAACTCGCCGGCGACGAAATCGCCTCGCGCGTGCCGTGCGTGTTTGTCGCGCGCGTCGGCCATGTCGGCATCTTCTTTCGACCGCGGAACGGGCAGTCGGTTTCACCAGCCGGCTCGGCCGAAGCAACCGACGACGACGCGTCTGGCGAATAG
- the ptpA_2 gene encoding Prolyl tripeptidyl peptidase precursor, whose translation MKTRSIRRHVALACFSVYLTTAASAFAADQLWTPQHVAKLRTVTSAVMSPDGTHIAYTLLVPRDPYEKDFDDGGAWSELHVVGIDDSAPRPFIVGEVNIDSVQWSRNGRSLYFLAKRDKDKEKSLYRIPIDGGEAVRLLKHETAIGSYALSPDETRVAFLAEPKAPKEKKDLEEKGFKAEVVEEDLTPTLVWTAELRPGAAKPKSFEIDGSASELSWSPVGDRLAVALAPTPLVDDEYMKRRVHVLDASSGDVVVKFENPGKLGDVRWNPDGRRLAMISAEDVNDPSPGRLLVGELETGKLKDALPNFEGHVSGIAWQDADTVMYVADVGLDAMLGKVKADGSEQKTIVAPGASAVLTSITLSKDGRIGAFIGHHASHPGEVFVMKHGDAAPKRLTDSNPWIADMKFAPQEAVTYKARDGLEIQGILVRPLEAAPNGKQPLILYVHGGPEAHEANGWMTNYSRPGQVAAARGFAVFYPNYRGSTGRGVVFSKMGQGDEAGREFDDLVDAVKHFVDSGLADEKKVGITGGSYGGYASAWGATAQSEHFAASVMFVGISNTISKKGTTDIPNEDYLVHTRSHLWDEGKWQFFLERSPVYHVKKARTPILILAGKNDPRVHPSQSMELYRHLKTLNQAPVRLVFYPGEQHGNRKAAARLDYNLRMVQWFEHYLTGPGGAPPDMKIDYELPKDE comes from the coding sequence ATGAAGACTCGATCCATTCGTCGCCACGTTGCACTGGCCTGTTTCAGCGTCTACCTGACGACCGCGGCGAGCGCCTTCGCCGCCGATCAACTCTGGACGCCGCAGCACGTGGCAAAGCTGCGCACCGTTACCAGCGCCGTCATGTCTCCCGACGGAACGCACATCGCCTACACCCTGCTGGTGCCTCGCGATCCATATGAAAAGGATTTCGACGACGGCGGGGCCTGGTCCGAGCTGCACGTCGTCGGCATCGACGACAGCGCGCCGCGTCCCTTCATCGTCGGCGAGGTCAATATTGACAGCGTGCAATGGTCGCGTAACGGCCGGTCGCTCTATTTCCTCGCCAAGCGCGACAAGGACAAGGAGAAATCGCTCTATCGCATTCCCATTGACGGCGGCGAGGCCGTGCGCCTGTTGAAACACGAGACCGCCATCGGCTCGTACGCCCTGTCGCCGGATGAGACACGCGTCGCGTTTCTGGCCGAGCCCAAGGCGCCCAAGGAGAAGAAAGACCTCGAGGAGAAAGGCTTCAAGGCCGAAGTCGTCGAGGAAGACCTCACCCCCACGCTTGTCTGGACGGCGGAGCTGCGCCCGGGCGCGGCGAAGCCCAAATCGTTTGAGATCGACGGCTCGGCCTCCGAGCTATCGTGGAGCCCGGTCGGCGACCGGCTGGCCGTGGCGTTGGCCCCGACGCCGCTGGTGGACGACGAATACATGAAGCGCCGCGTCCACGTGCTCGATGCATCGAGCGGCGACGTGGTCGTGAAGTTCGAAAACCCCGGCAAGCTCGGCGACGTGCGCTGGAATCCGGACGGCCGGCGGCTGGCGATGATCTCTGCCGAGGACGTGAATGACCCATCGCCCGGGCGGCTGCTGGTCGGCGAATTGGAAACGGGAAAGTTGAAGGACGCCCTGCCGAACTTTGAGGGACACGTTTCCGGCATCGCCTGGCAGGATGCCGACACGGTCATGTACGTCGCCGATGTCGGCCTCGACGCCATGCTCGGCAAGGTGAAGGCCGACGGCAGCGAACAGAAGACGATTGTCGCACCCGGCGCGTCGGCCGTGCTGACGAGCATCACGCTATCCAAAGATGGCCGGATCGGCGCGTTCATCGGCCATCACGCCTCGCACCCCGGCGAAGTCTTCGTGATGAAGCACGGCGATGCCGCACCGAAACGCCTCACCGACAGCAACCCGTGGATCGCCGACATGAAGTTCGCCCCGCAGGAGGCGGTCACGTACAAGGCGCGCGACGGCCTGGAGATTCAAGGCATTCTCGTCCGTCCGCTAGAGGCCGCGCCGAACGGCAAACAACCGTTGATCCTTTATGTCCACGGCGGCCCCGAAGCGCACGAGGCAAACGGCTGGATGACCAACTACTCCCGCCCCGGGCAGGTCGCGGCCGCGCGCGGGTTCGCGGTCTTCTACCCCAACTATCGCGGCAGCACCGGTCGCGGGGTCGTCTTCAGCAAGATGGGTCAGGGCGATGAGGCCGGCCGCGAATTCGACGATCTGGTCGATGCCGTGAAGCATTTCGTCGACTCGGGCCTGGCCGATGAGAAGAAGGTCGGCATCACCGGCGGGTCGTACGGCGGTTACGCGTCGGCCTGGGGCGCGACGGCCCAAAGCGAGCACTTCGCCGCCAGCGTCATGTTCGTCGGCATCAGCAACACGATCTCGAAAAAGGGCACGACGGATATTCCGAATGAGGACTACCTCGTTCACACGCGTTCACACCTGTGGGACGAGGGCAAGTGGCAGTTCTTCCTCGAGCGCAGCCCGGTGTATCATGTGAAGAAGGCGCGGACGCCGATTCTGATCCTCGCAGGCAAGAACGACCCGCGCGTGCATCCCAGCCAGTCGATGGAGTTATATCGACATTTGAAGACACTTAATCAGGCGCCGGTCCGGCTCGTCTTCTACCCCGGCGAGCAGCACGGCAACCGCAAAGCCGCGGCCCGGCTCGATTACAACCTGCGCATGGTGCAGTGGTTCGAGCATTACCTGACCGGCCCGGGCGGCGCGCCGCCGGACATGAAGATCGACTACGAATTGCCGAAGGACGAGTAG
- a CDS encoding Putative membrane protein insertion efficiency factor, which yields MRPTAHATPPLHRLIALLARTVRLIARPLGRLVFLVNTVTIWALALTIRAYQFAIRPLLPGHCRFEPTCSEYALDAIRRNGPWRGVVLAIRRILRCHPWGGFGYDPAP from the coding sequence ATGAGACCGACTGCGCACGCAACGCCGCCGCTGCATCGCCTGATCGCGCTGCTCGCGCGCACCGTGCGACTGATCGCTCGGCCGCTGGGGCGGCTCGTGTTCCTGGTCAATACGGTGACGATCTGGGCGCTGGCGCTGACGATTCGGGCGTATCAGTTCGCCATCCGCCCGCTGCTGCCGGGGCATTGTCGATTCGAACCGACGTGCAGCGAGTACGCGCTCGATGCAATCCGGCGCAATGGTCCGTGGCGCGGCGTGGTGCTGGCGATCCGCCGCATCCTGCGATGTCACCCGTGGGGCGGATTCGGCTATGACCCCGCGCCATAG
- the fliM gene encoding Flagellar motor switch protein FliM, whose translation MTEVLDPNEVNALLDAVATDTDGDDFEFAGDRRRQGREVTEYDFKRPERVSKEQMRALQSIHESFARSFGASLSAFLRTIVETHVATTEQLTYSEFIHSLPSPTCFNLLSAETLTGKMCLEISPLIVFPIIDRLLGGTNSDIFIPQRPLTIIEQRLVNRILDRALENLSDAWSELVEVKFDIAGHESNPHLVQIVAPNEVVVVVGFELKVGARAGTMSICIPFNVIEPVIGKLATQSWLAYSRGTVNTAHRRAVTQKLRSAEINLRAYLGNTRITLSDLMSLAPGDLIRLDKLVTEEMGLQVEGRDKFIGRLGQLRGNRAFRLTKKIEEIGTV comes from the coding sequence ATGACCGAAGTCCTCGATCCAAACGAAGTCAACGCGCTGCTCGACGCCGTCGCCACCGACACCGACGGCGACGATTTCGAATTCGCCGGGGACCGCCGCCGTCAGGGCCGCGAGGTCACCGAATACGACTTCAAACGCCCCGAGCGCGTCAGCAAGGAGCAGATGCGGGCCTTGCAGTCGATTCACGAGTCCTTCGCGCGCAGCTTCGGAGCGTCGCTCTCGGCTTTCCTGCGGACCATCGTCGAGACGCACGTCGCCACGACCGAGCAGCTTACTTACAGCGAATTCATCCATTCGCTTCCCAGCCCGACTTGTTTCAACTTGCTGTCGGCTGAGACGCTCACCGGCAAGATGTGCCTTGAGATCAGCCCGTTGATTGTCTTCCCGATCATCGACCGCCTGCTGGGCGGGACCAACTCAGACATTTTCATCCCCCAGCGGCCATTGACGATCATCGAGCAGCGGCTGGTGAATCGCATTCTCGATCGCGCGCTGGAGAATCTCTCCGACGCGTGGAGCGAACTGGTCGAGGTGAAGTTCGACATCGCCGGGCATGAGAGCAATCCGCATCTTGTGCAGATCGTCGCGCCGAATGAAGTCGTCGTTGTGGTGGGTTTCGAATTGAAGGTCGGCGCCCGCGCCGGCACGATGAGCATCTGCATCCCGTTCAACGTCATCGAGCCGGTCATCGGCAAGCTCGCGACGCAAAGCTGGCTGGCCTACAGCCGCGGGACGGTCAACACGGCACATCGCCGCGCGGTGACGCAGAAGCTTCGCAGCGCGGAGATCAACCTGCGCGCCTACCTCGGCAACACGCGCATCACGCTGTCAGATCTGATGTCGCTCGCGCCGGGCGATCTGATCCGGCTCGACAAGCTCGTCACCGAGGAAATGGGCCTGCAAGTCGAAGGGCGGGACAAGTTCATCGGCCGACTCGGCCAGTTGCGAGGCAACCGCGCGTTTCGACTCACGAAGAAGATTGAAGAGATTGGGACGGTGTGA
- the ptrA_3 gene encoding Protease 3 precursor — MTGSGFVEHVLDNGLRIVMEPMPHVQSAAAGFLVRTGARDESPEQAGVSHFLEHMCFKGTHRRNWQQITIDFDNLGSTYNAYTSKEKTFYFGWVRTGDLEKQIELIADMMQSALPPDEFDTEKKVILEEIAMSDDQIDRQVYELLHERIYAGHSLAWPVLGTAETVGALTRDAMHAYFQARYNSANMILLVAGAIDPREVIGTAQRLCGGWQRGPARPARTPPPRLADGVVVRKTDRFQQQAVALCYPAPPANHPEQEVADVAASILGGHNSRFYWNIIQAGIAPHVSAGRLAYGDNGLMMIWGFCEPAKVQQMVDAMRGEIARLTEKGVTEGEVQRVKNRSRTGLASEAEAPYYRLMQLASDLNSFDRPRDVAERLAAIDAVTPQRVKQYLADWPITGPGFITSLGPRNWPEN, encoded by the coding sequence ATGACCGGCAGCGGTTTTGTCGAGCACGTTCTGGACAACGGGTTGCGGATCGTGATGGAGCCGATGCCGCATGTGCAAAGCGCCGCGGCGGGCTTCCTGGTGCGCACCGGCGCGCGCGATGAGTCGCCGGAACAGGCCGGCGTGTCGCATTTTCTCGAACACATGTGCTTCAAAGGCACGCACCGGCGAAACTGGCAACAGATCACCATCGACTTCGACAACCTCGGCAGCACCTACAACGCTTACACCAGCAAGGAAAAGACATTTTACTTTGGATGGGTGCGCACCGGCGATCTCGAGAAGCAGATCGAGCTGATCGCCGACATGATGCAGTCGGCTCTGCCGCCCGACGAATTCGACACCGAGAAGAAAGTCATCCTCGAAGAGATCGCCATGTCGGACGATCAGATTGACCGGCAGGTGTACGAACTGCTGCACGAGCGAATCTACGCCGGTCATTCACTCGCCTGGCCCGTGCTGGGTACGGCTGAAACCGTCGGCGCGCTGACGCGCGACGCGATGCACGCCTATTTCCAGGCGCGGTACAACTCGGCCAACATGATCCTGCTCGTCGCCGGCGCGATCGATCCGCGCGAGGTCATCGGCACGGCGCAGCGACTTTGCGGCGGCTGGCAGCGCGGCCCGGCCCGACCGGCGCGCACACCACCTCCGCGCCTCGCCGACGGCGTCGTCGTGCGGAAGACCGACCGATTTCAGCAGCAGGCCGTTGCGCTGTGTTACCCCGCCCCGCCGGCCAATCACCCCGAGCAGGAAGTCGCCGATGTCGCCGCCAGCATCCTCGGCGGCCATAACTCGCGCTTCTACTGGAACATCATCCAGGCCGGCATCGCACCGCACGTCTCGGCCGGGCGGCTCGCCTATGGGGACAACGGCCTCATGATGATCTGGGGCTTCTGCGAACCGGCCAAGGTGCAACAAATGGTCGACGCGATGCGCGGTGAAATCGCTCGGCTGACCGAAAAGGGTGTCACCGAGGGCGAAGTCCAGCGCGTCAAGAACCGCTCGCGGACCGGCCTCGCCAGCGAGGCCGAGGCCCCCTACTACCGCCTCATGCAGCTCGCCTCCGACCTGAACAGCTTCGACCGGCCGCGCGACGTCGCCGAGCGGTTGGCCGCCATCGACGCCGTCACCCCGCAACGCGTGAAGCAGTACCTCGCCGATTGGCCGATCACCGGACCCGGTTTCATCACCAGCCTCGGTCCGCGTAACTGGCCTGAAAACTAG